Proteins co-encoded in one Hymenobacter swuensis DY53 genomic window:
- a CDS encoding sensor histidine kinase — MKFLRLTPVLLLLLAMLCFAGAYFSNRYSQNPEVVLQASATRLQEVLMEAELTGERESTDLLQRLATGRVSFRSLTSHTTYPTFIFRGEEVVYWSDHTIRPDAEQALQRFHERLLETRFGKFLALRHVEGPYTVLTYIPLEISYGISNRYLRDGNGQGIFQGQNVRLVVEKLAKPTNLPRLVSNEGNYLFSIESLQADPITGKYLPLALLLLGFGLYVAGWLLLAGHRFGQGLVLQGVALVILPLLFFRGAMLYLGLPFSFLEVKLFDPRVYAASWLSPSLGDLLLNALLFAVLAWYGLLLFRRYGVLRLVQRVSGWRQRVLVGAITVLTFYGLLELLFDFYTSSFSNSQLILDITQDIQVNGFKLLLGVAIILHVGSYLVGFYLLSQLFTGIVRPSTRRVGILLLLLSTVCFLSVGLGLEQVHLTLLGIALVFFLVLRLTGLKSAGAVLPYQVYLFIFLMLGVSSAVGALAQYEHFNRQLQLNKQNLAGNLLTDNDLQGEYLLVERSQEMARDPVLRTMLASPFVNLDLIRQKVGKYYLRDYFDKYEVRVMLFNPEGRGVAIGGTLPLTREYLLRNARPTDHPNIYLVRDGGRSFSSRRYVAFITVPAPDETARPSTIVLELTLKKLTANSVVPELLIDQAFFQPRLGTELSYAGYENGRMVYSEGDFDYVNRLPPSLFRDARFYTTGLALNGYHHLAVRSTDRSGRLVVVTTAMYSFSDWLANFSFLFLLYSFCWLLLMGVVLLVRGHYREVLRTNFSTKIQLFLNFGVLVPLIVVSVAIASQVTNSYKRDLLRSYQRRGQAVQENLLKNRALLTDDANRADLVDLAENVAALTETDLNLYDAHGELLVSSQPLIFEASLLSTLMNPQAVSALAEEGQPRVLLTERAGTLPFNALYLPLRAGTVRQGRPGAVVGYVGIPFFDSEKDLDNKLTELISTILNIFTLMFILFLLLAFVASRVLTEPLKLITEKLRQTTLTGQNEMLAYESEDEIGLLVREYNQMLLKLEESKLELATQEKEAAWREMARQVAHEIKNPLTPMKLSLQFLQRAMQDQRPNLDELINKVSQTLITQIDVLTDIATSFSNFTNLPAMRPERLDVAPILRRCVGLHQGSQGHNIRLELPTDADAGRYVVFADESLLVRTFNNLLINALQAMPVGRTPEIVATLEAIGHDRVRIGIQDNGTGIPEDVQSKVFVPNFTTKETGSGIGLAVARRGIESAGGHIWFETEESQGTQFFIELPLAG; from the coding sequence TTGAAATTCCTTCGCCTGACTCCGGTTCTGCTGTTGCTGCTGGCCATGTTGTGCTTTGCCGGCGCATATTTCAGCAACCGGTACAGTCAGAACCCGGAAGTAGTGTTGCAGGCGTCGGCTACCCGGCTGCAGGAGGTGCTGATGGAGGCAGAGCTGACGGGCGAGCGGGAATCAACGGATTTGCTGCAACGGCTGGCCACGGGCCGCGTGAGCTTCCGCAGCCTCACCAGCCATACTACGTATCCCACGTTTATTTTCCGGGGTGAGGAAGTGGTGTACTGGTCCGACCACACTATCCGCCCTGACGCGGAGCAAGCCTTGCAACGCTTCCACGAGCGGCTGCTGGAAACCCGGTTCGGGAAGTTTCTGGCGTTGCGCCACGTAGAAGGCCCGTATACGGTACTGACCTATATTCCGCTGGAAATCAGCTACGGCATCAGCAACCGGTACCTGCGCGACGGTAACGGGCAGGGTATCTTTCAGGGGCAGAACGTGCGGCTGGTAGTGGAGAAGTTGGCGAAACCCACCAATCTGCCCCGACTGGTATCGAATGAAGGCAACTACCTGTTCTCCATCGAGAGTCTGCAGGCCGATCCCATTACCGGCAAATACCTGCCGTTGGCCCTGTTGCTACTAGGTTTTGGCCTATATGTGGCAGGGTGGCTGCTGCTGGCCGGCCATCGTTTTGGCCAGGGCCTAGTGCTGCAGGGAGTGGCGCTGGTGATATTGCCGCTGCTGTTCTTCCGGGGAGCCATGCTCTACCTGGGGCTGCCCTTTTCCTTTCTGGAAGTGAAGCTGTTCGACCCGCGGGTATATGCGGCCTCCTGGCTTTCGCCTTCACTTGGCGACCTGCTCCTGAATGCCCTGCTATTTGCGGTGCTGGCCTGGTACGGGCTGCTACTGTTTCGGCGGTATGGTGTGCTGCGTCTGGTGCAGCGGGTGAGTGGCTGGCGGCAGCGCGTGCTGGTAGGAGCCATAACGGTGCTGACGTTTTACGGGCTGCTGGAGCTGCTTTTCGACTTTTATACCAGCAGCTTTAGCAATTCCCAGCTGATTCTCGATATCACCCAGGATATCCAGGTAAACGGCTTCAAACTGCTGCTCGGGGTAGCTATTATCCTGCACGTCGGCAGCTACTTGGTCGGGTTTTATCTGTTGTCACAGCTGTTTACGGGCATTGTGCGGCCCTCTACGCGGCGGGTAGGCATTCTGCTGCTGCTGCTCAGCACGGTGTGTTTTCTGAGTGTTGGGTTGGGGTTGGAGCAGGTGCACTTGACGTTGCTGGGCATTGCGCTGGTGTTTTTTCTGGTATTGCGGCTAACGGGCCTGAAATCGGCGGGAGCAGTGCTGCCGTACCAGGTATACTTGTTCATCTTCCTGATGCTGGGCGTGAGCTCAGCAGTAGGGGCTCTGGCACAATACGAGCACTTTAACCGACAGCTGCAACTCAACAAGCAGAACCTGGCCGGAAACCTGCTCACTGATAACGACCTGCAGGGGGAGTATCTGCTGGTGGAACGCAGCCAGGAAATGGCCCGGGACCCGGTGTTGCGCACTATGCTGGCCAGTCCGTTCGTCAACCTCGACCTGATTCGCCAGAAAGTAGGTAAGTATTATCTGCGCGACTATTTTGATAAGTACGAGGTGCGGGTGATGCTGTTCAACCCGGAGGGCCGGGGCGTGGCTATTGGCGGAACGCTGCCGCTTACCCGCGAGTATTTGCTGCGCAACGCCCGTCCTACCGACCATCCTAACATCTACTTGGTGCGCGATGGGGGCCGCTCGTTCAGCTCGCGGCGGTACGTGGCCTTCATCACCGTGCCCGCCCCCGACGAAACTGCCCGCCCGAGTACCATTGTGCTGGAGCTGACGCTCAAAAAGCTCACGGCCAATAGTGTAGTGCCCGAGTTGCTGATCGACCAGGCGTTCTTTCAGCCCCGGCTGGGTACTGAGCTGAGCTACGCCGGCTACGAAAACGGCCGAATGGTGTACAGCGAAGGAGACTTCGACTACGTGAACCGGTTGCCACCCTCCCTGTTCCGGGATGCGCGTTTTTACACCACGGGGCTGGCCCTGAACGGCTACCATCATCTGGCCGTCCGCAGTACAGACCGGTCGGGCCGGCTGGTAGTCGTGACGACGGCCATGTACTCTTTCTCTGACTGGCTGGCCAATTTCTCGTTCCTGTTTTTGCTCTACAGCTTCTGCTGGCTACTGCTGATGGGGGTTGTGCTGCTGGTACGGGGGCACTACCGGGAGGTATTGCGCACCAACTTCAGTACCAAAATTCAGCTGTTCCTCAACTTCGGCGTTTTGGTACCCCTCATTGTGGTGAGCGTGGCCATTGCCAGCCAGGTCACCAATTCCTACAAGCGTGACCTGCTGCGTTCCTACCAGCGCCGGGGCCAGGCCGTGCAGGAGAATCTGCTGAAAAACCGGGCCCTGCTCACCGATGACGCCAACCGGGCCGACCTAGTAGATCTGGCCGAAAACGTGGCCGCCCTCACCGAAACCGACCTCAACCTCTACGATGCTCACGGCGAACTGCTGGTAAGCAGCCAGCCGCTCATCTTCGAAGCCAGTCTGCTTAGTACACTCATGAACCCGCAGGCTGTGTCGGCGCTGGCGGAAGAGGGGCAGCCGCGCGTGCTGCTGACGGAGCGGGCTGGTACGTTGCCGTTTAATGCGCTGTATCTGCCGTTGCGGGCCGGCACCGTACGGCAGGGCCGGCCTGGGGCCGTGGTGGGCTACGTGGGTATCCCGTTCTTCGATTCCGAGAAAGACCTGGATAACAAGCTCACGGAGCTGATTTCCACTATCCTGAACATCTTCACCCTGATGTTCATCCTGTTTCTGCTGCTGGCCTTCGTGGCCTCCCGGGTTCTGACGGAGCCGCTCAAGCTCATCACCGAAAAGCTCCGGCAAACCACCCTAACGGGTCAGAACGAGATGCTGGCCTACGAATCGGAGGACGAAATCGGGCTGCTGGTGCGCGAGTACAACCAGATGCTGCTGAAGCTGGAAGAGAGCAAGCTGGAGCTGGCCACTCAGGAGAAAGAGGCCGCCTGGCGCGAAATGGCCCGGCAGGTAGCCCACGAAATCAAGAACCCGCTCACGCCCATGAAGCTGAGCCTACAGTTTCTGCAGCGTGCCATGCAGGACCAGCGCCCCAACCTGGATGAGCTGATCAATAAGGTATCCCAGACACTCATCACCCAGATTGATGTGCTCACGGACATTGCCACCTCATTCAGCAACTTCACCAACCTGCCCGCCATGCGCCCCGAGCGGCTTGATGTGGCCCCTATTCTGCGGCGCTGCGTAGGCCTGCACCAGGGTAGTCAGGGCCATAACATCAGGCTGGAGCTGCCCACCGATGCCGATGCCGGCCGCTACGTGGTATTTGCTGATGAAAGCCTGTTAGTACGCACCTTCAACAACCTACTCATTAATGCTCTACAGGCTATGCCCGTGGGCCGCACACCTGAAATTGTGGCTACGCTGGAAGCCATAGGCCACGACCGGGTGCGGATCGGCATTCAGGACAATGGCACCGGCATTCCGGAGGACGTGCAGAGCAAGGTGTTTGTACCCAACTTTACCACCAAGGAAACCGGCTCCGGCATTGGGCTGGCCGTGGCCCGGCGCGGCATCGAAAGCGCTGGCGGCCACATCTGGTTTGAAACCGAGGAAAGCCAAGGCACGCAGTTCTTCATTGAGTTGCCGCTAGCCGGGTAG
- a CDS encoding DUF983 domain-containing protein, which yields MDSTLTGILNQRCPRCRQGQLFTHSALNLAHFTEMPPACPICGQAYEPEPGFYWGAMYISFAFSTGIMLVVGLAVYYLLGDPDTWVYTTAVAVVALLFTPLSLRYSRTLMLYLFGGVRYDKRYANRT from the coding sequence ATGGATTCTACGCTGACGGGTATTCTCAACCAACGGTGCCCGCGTTGCCGCCAAGGGCAGCTATTCACGCATTCGGCACTTAACCTGGCTCATTTCACGGAAATGCCGCCGGCCTGCCCCATATGCGGCCAGGCGTACGAGCCGGAACCCGGATTTTATTGGGGAGCCATGTACATCAGCTTTGCCTTCTCCACCGGAATTATGCTGGTGGTGGGACTGGCGGTATACTACCTGCTCGGCGACCCGGATACATGGGTATATACTACAGCAGTAGCCGTTGTGGCCCTGTTGTTTACCCCGCTCAGTTTGCGCTATTCCCGTACTTTGATGCTGTATCTGTTTGGCGGTGTGCGCTACGATAAACGGTACGCCAATAGGACCTGA
- a CDS encoding DUF420 domain-containing protein encodes MSTPEPTTNPAGFTKYKILMGALAAIIPVAVAILYFLPGVFVIPGLNVKALPAVNAVLNSLTAVFLVIGYYFIRRKDVAKHRAMMGLAFLLGSLFLVSYVAYHSQVASTKFGGEGLIKGIYYFILLTHILLAAITVGLVLFTLYFALTEQFQKHRRIARWTYPVWLYVSVTGVIVYFMISPYYN; translated from the coding sequence ATGAGCACCCCTGAGCCAACCACTAACCCTGCCGGGTTTACCAAGTACAAAATCCTGATGGGGGCCCTAGCCGCCATCATTCCGGTGGCGGTGGCTATCCTGTATTTTTTGCCGGGCGTGTTTGTGATTCCGGGCCTGAATGTGAAGGCTCTGCCTGCTGTCAACGCGGTACTGAACTCGCTGACGGCGGTATTCCTGGTCATCGGGTACTACTTCATACGCCGCAAAGACGTAGCGAAGCATCGGGCCATGATGGGACTGGCGTTTCTGCTGGGCTCGTTGTTCTTGGTGTCGTATGTAGCCTATCATTCGCAGGTGGCTAGCACTAAGTTTGGAGGAGAAGGCCTGATAAAAGGTATCTACTACTTCATCCTGCTGACGCACATTCTACTGGCGGCTATAACAGTAGGCCTTGTGTTGTTCACACTGTATTTCGCACTTACCGAGCAGTTTCAGAAGCACCGCCGCATTGCCCGCTGGACGTATCCGGTGTGGCTATATGTGTCGGTAACGGGCGTTATCGTGTATTTCATGATTTCGCCCTATTACAACTGA
- a CDS encoding SCO family protein, with the protein MRPQQILLLGLILLVPVLAFLFLKSFGTNRYALPTYLPDRVDSMQVDGKWQRDTVFHRIGDFQFVSQSGRQVTGAELRSEGLYVASFFFTSCPGACPRLNSQLVRVQEKFRQDPRVRLASFTVDPARDSAAVLARYAEQYGAIAGKWFFLTGDKTALSRLATEEFRLPSSEDSGSSLVHSQTLFLVDRNGNVRGRYDGIKERDVNRLITEIEVLLYTYEHP; encoded by the coding sequence ATGCGGCCCCAACAAATTTTGCTGTTGGGCCTTATCCTGCTAGTTCCGGTTCTGGCTTTTCTGTTCCTGAAAAGCTTTGGTACCAACCGTTACGCGCTGCCAACTTACCTGCCCGACCGTGTGGACTCCATGCAGGTTGACGGGAAGTGGCAGCGCGATACTGTTTTTCACCGAATTGGTGATTTCCAGTTTGTGTCCCAGTCGGGACGGCAGGTAACGGGGGCGGAGCTACGCAGTGAGGGCCTGTACGTGGCCAGCTTCTTTTTTACCAGCTGCCCCGGAGCCTGCCCGCGCCTGAATAGCCAACTGGTACGGGTACAGGAGAAGTTTCGGCAGGATCCACGGGTACGGCTGGCTTCTTTCACAGTAGACCCCGCCCGCGACTCGGCCGCAGTACTGGCCCGGTACGCAGAGCAGTACGGAGCCATAGCCGGCAAGTGGTTTTTCCTAACCGGTGACAAAACGGCCCTTTCCCGGTTAGCTACGGAGGAGTTTCGATTGCCGTCCTCGGAGGATAGCGGCTCTTCGCTTGTTCACAGCCAGACGCTCTTTCTGGTAGACCGCAACGGCAACGTACGGGGCCGCTATGATGGCATCAAGGAGCGGGATGTGAACCGTCTTATCACCGAAATCGAAGTTTTGCTTTACACCTATGAGCACCCCTGA
- a CDS encoding cytochrome C oxidase subunit IV family protein: MAHHAPEHPAHTGEIAKPNTAWIWKTFWVITAITALEFVIAFVMPASTLRNSIFIILTICKAFFIVAEFMHLKHETKGLIWTILIPMSLLIWLLVALITEGNAIHNAIF, translated from the coding sequence ATGGCTCACCACGCGCCTGAACATCCCGCCCATACCGGCGAAATTGCCAAGCCTAATACGGCCTGGATCTGGAAAACCTTCTGGGTTATCACGGCCATTACGGCTTTGGAATTTGTTATTGCCTTTGTGATGCCTGCCAGCACGCTGCGCAACTCCATCTTTATCATCCTCACCATTTGCAAGGCCTTCTTCATCGTGGCCGAATTCATGCACCTGAAGCATGAAACCAAAGGGTTGATCTGGACAATTCTGATTCCAATGTCGTTGCTAATCTGGCTGCTGGTTGCCCTTATCACGGAAGGCAACGCCATCCACAACGCCATATTCTAA
- a CDS encoding cytochrome c oxidase subunit 3, which translates to MSTISTTQVISDSALDKPRTGTWDGGNEPFNASYGKLMMWFFLLSDAFTFAAFLTTYGLIRHRHLAYEGTAEAFKFSSNYWPIPEKVFNSFPGLHGVDLPLAFVALMTMILIFSSVTMVLAVEAGHRFDKKDVQKWLLWTILFGTIFVSCQAWEWSHFIGGTDEGTLMNDGTRFFGANLAVNQYGPVLFADLFFFITGFHGTHVFSGICLLIYCFIATTNGTFEKRGHYEMVEKIGLYWHFVDLVWVFVFTFFYLV; encoded by the coding sequence ATGTCCACCATTTCCACGACGCAGGTAATTTCTGACTCCGCCCTGGATAAGCCGCGTACCGGCACCTGGGACGGCGGGAACGAGCCTTTCAACGCCAGCTACGGCAAGCTGATGATGTGGTTCTTCCTGCTGTCGGATGCCTTTACATTCGCCGCCTTCCTGACCACCTACGGCCTGATCCGTCACCGCCATCTGGCCTATGAAGGCACTGCCGAGGCATTCAAGTTCTCGTCAAATTACTGGCCCATACCGGAGAAGGTATTTAACTCCTTCCCAGGCCTGCATGGCGTAGATCTGCCACTGGCGTTTGTGGCCTTGATGACGATGATCTTGATTTTCTCGTCGGTAACGATGGTACTGGCCGTAGAAGCTGGTCACCGTTTCGACAAGAAAGACGTGCAGAAATGGCTGCTGTGGACGATTCTGTTCGGTACTATTTTCGTAAGCTGCCAGGCTTGGGAGTGGAGCCACTTTATTGGTGGCACCGATGAAGGCACCCTGATGAACGACGGTACGCGGTTCTTCGGCGCCAACCTAGCCGTGAATCAGTACGGCCCGGTGCTATTCGCCGACCTGTTCTTTTTCATTACCGGTTTCCATGGTACCCACGTATTCTCCGGCATCTGCCTGTTGATTTACTGCTTCATTGCTACCACCAATGGCACGTTCGAGAAGCGTGGTCACTACGAGATGGTAGAGAAAATTGGCCTGTACTGGCACTTTGTGGATTTGGTGTGGGTGTTTGTTTTCACCTTCTTCTACCTCGTTTAA
- a CDS encoding cytochrome c oxidase subunit 3, producing the protein MHPSEALNTKQPATGIHPARFLLMLMMVSVFMIFAAYTSAYIVRRNEGNWLEFTLPAGFLYTTLVIALSSVTVQWAWLAARKDNLAQVRIALVATLGLGLAFLAGQWLMWNQLVSQRIFFAGTDANPSGSFLYVLTGVHGFHLITGLIFLAIVLRKSFHYQVHSRQMLSIGNVTIYWHFLGVLWLYLYLFLLLNH; encoded by the coding sequence ATGCATCCTTCAGAAGCTTTAAATACCAAGCAGCCCGCTACCGGAATTCATCCGGCTCGTTTCCTGCTGATGCTGATGATGGTCAGCGTCTTCATGATTTTCGCAGCTTACACTAGTGCTTACATTGTGCGCCGCAATGAGGGCAACTGGCTGGAATTCACCTTGCCGGCCGGCTTCCTGTATACTACTCTTGTTATTGCGCTCAGCTCCGTCACGGTGCAGTGGGCATGGCTGGCTGCCCGCAAAGACAACTTGGCCCAGGTGCGTATAGCGTTGGTTGCCACGCTGGGATTGGGGCTGGCTTTTTTAGCCGGTCAATGGCTCATGTGGAACCAGCTAGTAAGCCAGCGGATCTTTTTTGCAGGCACCGATGCCAACCCTTCCGGCTCATTTCTGTATGTATTGACTGGTGTCCACGGTTTTCACTTGATTACGGGGCTTATCTTTTTGGCCATCGTATTGCGTAAAAGCTTTCATTATCAGGTGCATTCTCGCCAGATGCTCTCCATCGGCAACGTGACCATCTACTGGCACTTCTTGGGCGTGCTTTGGTTGTACCTGTATTTGTTCCTACTTTTGAATCATTGA
- the cyoE gene encoding heme o synthase, whose protein sequence is MSKAKAFFQLLKFRLALTVAFSSAIGYLLGAHELDWGRALLVMLGGLAVTGSANTINQIFEIDLDRQMKRTAQRPLPLGIITPSDAWVFVVVLGVAGLGILTYFFNPLAAALALVSLILYGFVYTPLKTISPICVAVGAIPGGLPPLIGWVAATGLLGPQGWILFGIQFMWQFPHFWAIAWVLDDDYKKAGFKMLPTPGKKDLRTAFQIMTYTLVLIPLSLLPFYFGMTGTVYPMVAAICGVLFLMQTFYLMRTVSKKAAMSIMFGSFLYLPIVQIALVLDKM, encoded by the coding sequence ATGAGCAAGGCCAAGGCTTTTTTTCAGTTACTCAAGTTCAGGCTGGCTCTCACAGTAGCCTTTTCCAGTGCCATTGGGTACCTGTTGGGCGCGCACGAACTGGATTGGGGCCGGGCCTTGTTGGTGATGCTGGGCGGCCTGGCCGTTACCGGTTCAGCCAATACCATCAACCAGATTTTCGAAATTGACTTAGACCGGCAGATGAAACGGACGGCCCAGCGGCCCTTGCCGCTGGGAATCATCACACCTTCGGATGCTTGGGTATTTGTGGTGGTGCTTGGTGTTGCAGGGTTGGGGATTCTAACCTATTTCTTTAATCCGCTGGCGGCAGCCCTAGCGTTGGTTTCCCTGATCCTATATGGGTTTGTGTACACGCCGCTTAAAACTATTTCCCCGATTTGTGTGGCTGTAGGAGCCATTCCGGGTGGGTTACCACCGCTTATCGGTTGGGTGGCCGCCACGGGGCTGTTAGGACCGCAGGGCTGGATTCTGTTCGGTATTCAGTTTATGTGGCAATTCCCCCATTTCTGGGCAATTGCCTGGGTGCTTGACGATGACTACAAGAAGGCCGGCTTCAAAATGCTACCTACCCCCGGTAAAAAAGACCTGCGTACAGCTTTCCAGATTATGACCTATACGCTGGTCCTGATTCCGCTGAGCCTGCTACCGTTTTATTTTGGTATGACGGGCACGGTGTACCCAATGGTGGCCGCCATCTGCGGCGTTTTGTTCCTGATGCAGACATTTTACCTCATGCGCACGGTGAGTAAGAAAGCGGCCATGAGTATTATGTTCGGCTCTTTCCTGTATCTGCCCATCGTGCAGATTGCTCTGGTGCTGGATAAAATGTAG
- a CDS encoding COX15/CtaA family protein, giving the protein MVIPAFVRRFRFVGFLTVAAVYVLILVGGVVRSTGSGMGCPDWPKCFGTWIPPTNINQLPPNYKEIYTAQRVEKNKKLAAKLERMGFQQVAGEIFAHPTQYIETDFNPVKTWIEYINRLIGALIGLFVFGTVVFALPYWQRDRPVFWLAFGAFLLTGVQGWLGSLVVSTNLLPIMVTIHMGLALVIVAMLLYAVDRSQRGTEVEPQPLSSVPGLVAWLWVAVLLTFGQIVLGTQVREQIDLVASAANYLNRADWVEQVGGVFRFHRTFSAVLLLVNLYVAYQLYRMPSRRLHRLATAILGLIGGEILAGIILAYLAFPAAVQPIHLTLATLLFGAQVLTVVAYNQATKLQRQAATPAVVA; this is encoded by the coding sequence ATGGTAATTCCTGCATTCGTGCGCCGCTTTCGATTCGTGGGCTTCCTGACGGTAGCGGCGGTGTATGTTCTGATCTTGGTGGGAGGTGTAGTAAGGAGTACCGGTTCCGGCATGGGCTGTCCCGATTGGCCCAAGTGTTTCGGTACTTGGATTCCTCCCACGAACATCAATCAGCTGCCCCCTAATTACAAGGAAATCTATACTGCCCAGCGGGTTGAGAAGAACAAGAAGTTGGCAGCTAAGCTGGAGCGTATGGGTTTTCAGCAGGTAGCGGGGGAGATTTTTGCTCATCCCACGCAGTACATCGAGACTGATTTCAATCCGGTAAAGACGTGGATTGAGTACATCAACAGACTGATAGGCGCACTGATTGGCTTGTTTGTGTTCGGGACGGTAGTATTCGCGCTGCCGTATTGGCAGCGTGACAGGCCGGTATTCTGGCTGGCTTTCGGGGCTTTCCTGTTAACTGGGGTGCAGGGCTGGTTAGGCTCTCTAGTGGTTTCCACCAATCTGCTGCCCATTATGGTGACTATCCATATGGGGCTGGCTTTGGTAATTGTGGCCATGCTGCTGTACGCCGTGGACCGCTCACAGCGTGGTACCGAGGTGGAGCCACAACCATTGAGTTCGGTACCTGGGTTGGTAGCATGGCTATGGGTAGCGGTGCTGCTTACCTTTGGACAGATTGTACTGGGTACTCAGGTCCGTGAGCAGATAGACCTAGTGGCCTCCGCCGCCAACTATCTGAACCGAGCAGATTGGGTAGAACAGGTAGGCGGCGTGTTCCGCTTCCATCGGACGTTCTCGGCGGTGTTGTTACTCGTGAACCTGTATGTCGCCTATCAACTATACCGAATGCCTTCCCGGCGCTTGCACAGGCTTGCTACGGCTATTCTGGGACTGATAGGAGGGGAAATATTGGCCGGCATCATTCTAGCTTATCTGGCTTTCCCGGCAGCTGTGCAACCAATCCACCTGACATTAGCTACGCTGTTGTTCGGTGCACAAGTACTAACGGTGGTAGCCTACAATCAGGCCACTAAGTTGCAGCGGCAGGCGGCTACTCCGGCCGTTGTTGCGTAA